The region GAGCGATTAGCTCCTCCTTGACCCCATGGATCGCGCAGCGCTTCGGATGGGCGACTTCTTTTCTCTTTGCTGCAGCGCTCGCTTTGGCTGGCGGAGCCGCGTGGCTGCTGGTGAATGCCGATGGGCAGCCTCGCATAAAGGAGAGGGTTTTGAGTCAGTTGGAGCAGGTTTGAATGAGCAGTTCTATGTCGCGTGGTTTATGAGTGGACTGAAAAGGAGAAGGGACATGTCTGGAGATATCGGTCGTAGTTGTTTGGCGGCGTTCTTTGCACTTCCTCTGCTGGCGGCCGCGTCAATGGTGGGGCAGCAACAGGCAGCCTCTACACCGGGTGACATCGAACACCGTATTGCACGCGGTGATAGTACCAAATACAGCCATTTGAAAGCGGTACACGATGGTGCAGGTTCCATGGACTTTCGTGTCATGTTGGGGACTGATGCTGTAGAGCCGAACCTGATTTTCTTTCATCGCGGGGTCATCATGCCCCACAGCGGAATCGGCCAACACTTTCACAATAAGTGCGAGGAGATGTTCGTTATTCTCGATGGTGAAGCGCAGTTCACCATCGATGGCCGCACCTCGCTAATTAAAGGGCCCGCAGGCGTTCCTGACCGGCTAGGACACTCCCACGGTATTTACAATCCAACGGACCAACCGCTTCAATGGCTCAACATTAATGTGGGCCTGAACAAGGTCTACGACACCTTTAATCTGGGCGATTCTCTGGAGCATCAGCATCTTGATTCTGTTCCGCAGTTTGTAAGCTTTCGTCTGGACAGAAGCTTGCTGAAACCTGTGAACGCGATGGATGGTGGCTCAGGCACAGTGCGATATCGTCGGGCGCTGCAACCCACCGTTTTCTTTACAACATGGTCCTACATCGATCATCTTCTGATCCCACCGGGGGCATCTGTTGGGACGCGTTCATTGCCGGATTTCGCCGAGGTCTATTACGTAGTCGGTGGAGAGGGTTCAGTTTCGCTCGGCTCCGAGAAGGCACAGATTCGCAAAGACGATGTGGTCCCTGTACGGCTGAACGAGGCTCGTTCTATTCAGAATACTGGGAGCACTCCGCTGGAGTTTCTTATCGTTGGCGTGGCGAAAGACATGGCGGCTAAAGACGCATTGATGGCACGTCCTCCGGCAAGACCGCGCTAATGATTCGCACGCACAACGACAGATTAGAGGGATTGCAGAGATGAAACGTCGATTACCGCTGAAGTCCACGGCAATATCCGGTGCAAATCCGCTGAGGGCAATGACAGGAGCGTTTACCGCATCACAGGAACTTGCTCCAGGCAAAGGCCCCATCGTCCTCTATTGTGATCTGGCTGTCGATCCGACACGTGAGCAAGAGATGCTCCATTACTTCCGCAAAGAGTTCCGACCGGCTGCGCAGAAATTTAATGGCTATATCGATGTCAAGATGCTGAAATTCCGCAAGGTCGTTCAGGGCGGCCCAGCTCCCGCAAGCAGTATCAACTATCGTTTCCAGCTTACTTACGAGAGCGAAGAGAAGCGCCAGGAGTGGATCGCGTCCGAAGTACATCAACGAGTGTGGTCACTCGTTGAAGATACAGTCGTCAACAAAAGCTATCTCGTGCTCCTGACCGATAGCGTGTAGTCAGGTTCAAAAATGTTTACGACTTTTTATGTTATGGAGATATTTATGCAGAGAAGGGCTTCGGCAAATTCGGCGGTGACGCAGGGGATCAGCATTCTCCGCAACGATCCTGCTTTTGATGATGTGATTGCACCAGGGACGGTGATTGAAAAAGTTGCGAGCGGCTTTCAGTTTACCGAAGGGCCTCTTTGGCGCCAAGGACGCTTATGGTTCTCAGATCTTGTTGGTAATCGCATGTACGCTGTCACTCCTGATGGCAAGGTGGATCTACTGATCGAACACTCTGGTGGGCTCCAAAATATCGCGCCTAACTCATTCAAGGGGTCGAATGCGATGGTAGCTGATAGAGACGGTGGTGTCCTGATGTGTCAACATGGAGTCCGCCGAATTGTCCGCCTCGACAAAAATCTTCACCAAACGATATTCCTCGATCGATGGGAGGGAAAGCGTTTCAACAGCCCCAATGATATAGTTTTTGCTCCCGATGGAGCACTCTGGTTTACCGATCCGCCTTTCGGCCTGGATAAGCAGGACGAGGACTCCGCAAAGGAAATACCGTTCAACGGGGTATACAGGTATGCGGATGGCAAGTTGACGGCTGCGATCAAAGACCTGACTAATCCGAACGGAATCGGTTTTTCTCCAGACGGCAAATTCCTTTATGTGGCCAATTCAGGTCCGAAGATGTTTGTTAATAAATACGAAGTAAAGAGCGCCGGAACCTTGGGCAGGCCTTCCACTTTGATCTCTTATCCCGATCAACCGAACAATGAGGTTCCCGACGGTCTTAAGGTGGATTCTTCAGGCAACATATGGACAAGCGGGCCTGGGGGTATTCGCATAGTCACGCCGAGAGGCAAAGTGCTTGGGCAGATCAAACTGCCCGAAGTTGCAGCGAACCTCGCCTGGGCCGAGGACGGATATACGCTTTATATCACCGCAAGTAGCAGTATCTATCGCTTGAAGGTGTCTATCGCTGGCCAGATGCCGCTTTTTTCACGCTAAAGTGCGACAAGGAAGGAAAGGATAATGGCTCAATGGACTCGACGCAATTTTATTTCTGCTTCTGCGGCCACTCTCGCGATGGATAGATTCTCTTCAGCAACGATGATGAGAGCGGCTAAGAAACGGATTGGAAACTGGATCTACGTTGGATCGACAGCGGTCGGTGAGGGCGAAGGAATTCATGTCGGAGAATGGGACGCCTCGGATGGAACGATCGGCAACCTTCGACTCGCTTACGCGTGTATCCAACCCAGCTTTCAGGTAACAGCTCATACACCGAGTGGAAAATTGTTACTCTCCGGCCACCAGCCGCAGCAGGATAAAGCTGCCTTGAGTTCATTTCGAGTGATGCCGAATGGCAACCTGACGCTGATCAATACAGTGGAACTTGAGGATCAACCAGAGAGCTTTATTCAGATCGTGCTGGATAAGACTCACCGTGCGCTTGTATCAGCGAGTTATCGTACCAGCAAAGTCAGATCGTTTAAAGTGAGTGCCGATGGCCACCTCTCAGATGCAGTTTCTGAGTTCACTTTGAGAGGCTCCGGGCCGAATGTGCGACGCCAGACTACGGCTCATGCTCACGGCGCGGTAGTCTCGCCGGACAACAGGTTCGCGTTGGTAAATGATCTTGGCTCAGACAAGATCATGGTCTATAAGCTGGATCCTGCTACAGCAAAGCTCACTCCGAATGATCCACCCTTTTATCAAGCGAAGCCGGGATCTGGCCCAAGGCATACGACCTTTCACCCGAGTGGACGATGGGCATATTCCATCAATGAACTGGACTCCACGATCACGACGATGTCATGGAATGCGAGGACAGGTGTACTAACTTCTACTGGCAGCACGCCGACCACCGAACCAGGAGTTGATATCTCAAGAAATCGTGCGGGAGAGGTGATCTTTGACAGTGCTGGCAAATTTCTTTACGGCTGCAACCGTGGCGCTGCCGAAGAGATCCTGGTCTATAAAGTGAGCAGCGACGGCCAGCTTTCTCTTGTGAGTCGAACTCCGCTGGGAGGAAAAGAAGCTCGCCACTACGCAATCTCTCCGGATGGTGGCTATCTGGTCGTGGCAGAACAGGCGACGAACTTCGCAAGCGTCTTCAGGCGTGATCAGGTCTCCGGTGCTCTGACGCCGACAGGCAAGAAGTATCCGGTGAATAAAGCGTCCTCCATCTCATTTGCATAGCTCGAATAATTTTCGTTCTTCAAAAAGAGAAGAATCTGTGAAAGCGAGATTTGTTTAAGTCTCTTACTGGTGCGGAGCTCGTTGGAATGGCGAACCCGCTCATTAGGCTGGAGTCCCAGGTTGCGCAGACCATACTCGGTATAACGAGTATTTCAAACAGATACGCGAAATCTGGGTGGCTCCTATTGCGATCGGCGAGCTGTTAACAATCCGCTCGAGTGACGTCCTTCCATCGAAGGACGTCTGATTGATTACATTCGCTGCCATCTTTCCCAGGCCGTAGGCCTTACTCTGGTGCAAAAGATGCCAATCCTTGCGGAAAATTTCGGCGCGAAAACCGTTATAACTTCGAAATTCAGGAATACACTCCGTTCGGCGAACGTACCCGACAGATCTTCTATGACTGTCTGCGCGTGAAGGATGACTATCTTTGGGCCAATGAAGCCGGATGGCGGGTCGAGATCGACGAGAAAGAAGCGGCCAAAGCCCCATCTACTCCCGGGCGGCTGAATCTTAATGGCGGATGGGTGAAGTTCGGCGTCTCGATGCAACAGTGATCAAGCAATAGTGCCGGGGGGTGACAGTCACGTAAAAAGGCAGAGGGAAAAAAATATGTTTCAAATAATAAAACGACTACACCATATAGTGAATTTCTGATTGACAGAGATTCGAGGAATTGATGTATTGTTGTCTTGCTTTTTCAAGGCCGACTGCTCAACAGGCGAGGACATCGAATGCTGGTGAGAAAGGTGATGAAATGATTTCGACAGCAGCAAGAAGGAAGACGCTGGAGAGTTTTATTGGTCTTCAGTCCGCGGGGAAGATGGCAGGAGGGACGCACGCCATCTCCCGAATCGAGGCCTTCCGCGTGCCAGGTTCGGGAACGCAGCCTGCATACAGCGTACTGGAGGTAGAGACTCGCTCAGGTATGACGGGATACGGCGAATGTTACCCGCTCTCACGCGCTGACGTAGAGGTGCTGAATGGTCTTGTCGGCAAGCCAGCTCATGCCTATGAGGCACTTATGCCAATAGCTCCGGAACCGGCGCGCGGTGGACTCAATATGGCCCTGCTCGATATTGTCGGCAAGATTACCAAGGCGCCAATCTATCGTGTGCTCGGTGGGCCGACACGTTTCAAGGTTCGGGCGATC is a window of Edaphobacter sp. 12200R-103 DNA encoding:
- a CDS encoding lactonase family protein; translated protein: MMRAAKKRIGNWIYVGSTAVGEGEGIHVGEWDASDGTIGNLRLAYACIQPSFQVTAHTPSGKLLLSGHQPQQDKAALSSFRVMPNGNLTLINTVELEDQPESFIQIVLDKTHRALVSASYRTSKVRSFKVSADGHLSDAVSEFTLRGSGPNVRRQTTAHAHGAVVSPDNRFALVNDLGSDKIMVYKLDPATAKLTPNDPPFYQAKPGSGPRHTTFHPSGRWAYSINELDSTITTMSWNARTGVLTSTGSTPTTEPGVDISRNRAGEVIFDSAGKFLYGCNRGAAEEILVYKVSSDGQLSLVSRTPLGGKEARHYAISPDGGYLVVAEQATNFASVFRRDQVSGALTPTGKKYPVNKASSISFA
- a CDS encoding SMP-30/gluconolactonase/LRE family protein; the protein is MQRRASANSAVTQGISILRNDPAFDDVIAPGTVIEKVASGFQFTEGPLWRQGRLWFSDLVGNRMYAVTPDGKVDLLIEHSGGLQNIAPNSFKGSNAMVADRDGGVLMCQHGVRRIVRLDKNLHQTIFLDRWEGKRFNSPNDIVFAPDGALWFTDPPFGLDKQDEDSAKEIPFNGVYRYADGKLTAAIKDLTNPNGIGFSPDGKFLYVANSGPKMFVNKYEVKSAGTLGRPSTLISYPDQPNNEVPDGLKVDSSGNIWTSGPGGIRIVTPRGKVLGQIKLPEVAANLAWAEDGYTLYITASSSIYRLKVSIAGQMPLFSR
- a CDS encoding cupin domain-containing protein, which encodes MSGDIGRSCLAAFFALPLLAAASMVGQQQAASTPGDIEHRIARGDSTKYSHLKAVHDGAGSMDFRVMLGTDAVEPNLIFFHRGVIMPHSGIGQHFHNKCEEMFVILDGEAQFTIDGRTSLIKGPAGVPDRLGHSHGIYNPTDQPLQWLNINVGLNKVYDTFNLGDSLEHQHLDSVPQFVSFRLDRSLLKPVNAMDGGSGTVRYRRALQPTVFFTTWSYIDHLLIPPGASVGTRSLPDFAEVYYVVGGEGSVSLGSEKAQIRKDDVVPVRLNEARSIQNTGSTPLEFLIVGVAKDMAAKDALMARPPARPR